One window of the Micromonas commoda chromosome 9, complete sequence genome contains the following:
- a CDS encoding hypothetical protein (expressed; semi-conserved uncharacterized protein cupA33), whose protein sequence is MAMRTTIWRPNVRVTLDEYGEVEDTESGGEELTKKGTKRKGAPPTKGPCEHGVKYRSQCKVCGACPHGKQRNRCKDCGGSGICEHGRLRFSCKECGGASICEHGRRRSRCTECAGSGICEHGRRRSTCKECGGASICEHGRQRSQCKECGGSQICEHGRRRSVCKECDGSQICEHGRERKRCKECGGASICEHGRIRSQCKECGGGSICEHGRHRSQCKECGGSGICEHGRQRSRCKECGGSRK, encoded by the coding sequence ATggcgatgaggacgacgatttGGCGGCCGAACGTGAGAGTGACCCTCGACGAGTATGGCGAAGTCGAGGACACGGAGAGTGGGGGTGAGGAGTTGACGAAGAAGGGCACGAAGCGGAAGGGAGCCCCTCCCACGAAGGGGccgtgcgagcacggggtgaagtatCGGTCGCAGTGCAAGGTGTGCGGtgcttgtccgcacgggaagCAGCGCAATCGATGCAAGGattgcggtgggtctggaatctgcgagcacggtcgtctCCGCTTTagctgcaaggagtgcggtggtgcatcaatctgcgagcacggtcgtcggcgctctcggtgcacGGAGTGCGCCGGGTCTGGAAtttgcgagcacggtcgtcggcgctctacgtgcaaggagtgcggtggtgcatcaatctgcgagcacggtcgtcagcgctctcagtgcaaggagtgcggtgggtctcaaatctgcgagcacggtcgtcggcgctctgtatgcaaggagtgcgacgggtctcaaatctgcgagcacggtcgtgagcgcaaACGGTGCAaagagtgcggtggtgcatcaatctgcgagcacggtcgtatacgctctcagtgcaaggagtgcggtgggggctcaatctgcgagcacggtcgtcaccgctctcagtgcaaggagtgcggtgggtctggaatctgcgag
- a CDS encoding hypothetical protein (conserved uncharacterized protein cupA32), which produces MGAPAGFDTSKVWSPAGGWFADPKHWKRNTAMGFGVLAVASAMIFNYSRKLEQRPLAPTRRIPSQAWCKNFPEGSPAK; this is translated from the coding sequence ATGGGCGCGCCAGCGGGATTCGACACCTCGAAGGTTTGGTCCCCCGCGGGTGGATGGTTCGCGGATCCCAAGCACTGGAAGCGGAACACGGCGATGGGGTTCGGGGTCCtggccgtcgcctccgcgatgaTCTTCAACTACAGCCGCAAGCTGGAGCAGCGACCGCTGGCGCCCACCAGGCGGATCCCGTCGCAGGCGTGGTGCAAAAACTTCCCCGAGGGGTCCCCAGCCAAGTGA
- a CDS encoding choline transporter like family (sodium ion:choline symporter) has translation MSRRGGAVTPAESWQEGASFGTPPTNTPSYVARSEPSRASRLTGRNLDGDFASQANSHSSGPGSKKTQSVTSSKRNVPKKKVAWEDDSSDESPDEWEFAERGPLAKLRLKNQGETAKERAALGFYVDEAEYGDEYDFSDVAMWKKPIGNDPDFIGPESYPRRMRDSHGYYIWFVMFFASMVVGWNGIGNGKPEHLWHLRDHAGNLCGLGEMKQQPHLWHPFAHDDPSSTEMHPGVGVCVDKCPHAGDWVCVKDSAQDEGKKRGSGRRLLGLFAAVEGSWVHGSMIDKGRTTAIYGHKSPRRALRSVHQSAREEVTGESPTLTTNRMLLPTRITRGRALLSNATKAKPNATACENGAWTAVYLDYAPTFNACVPAVDQSNSTHSPAAKDRAIKEAHAVVDTPERTFSNLLSDVYIARWCILVAVVITTLISYGMLMALENGAAAFTALAFTSAIILQLVIAAALGAQAIGQDAPVVGTAVITNVDTRMGPASVITTWILPVIGACFAASAAGMIWYYVTSKKSLALATLFLDQSSVVLQLTGLNFSIPLLTFVPLCGVTAWLASGVLSLSAMASEWHHSGDPDAEGWHWVYRGATVFHAWFCLWCLSFFVFFVRFIVSSHVNTWYWAREPREEALLDTSLSWAVGRCLSYHAGSLALLGVYTAAYAPLRAYVRLKNWIMRRKPSPDSNALMFRGGAVCQIALHGTSLRRGASWQLHLKMRNDEVVRQCLGAAGSALLAGLITAASISAVITTCLTHVMPDADEVNVGLVPAAVSAAMSAAIYVTFFTSYAEAIETILQCFCEDMERNDGTPLRQYYMPESLKKLIFEEVKGQVMPSETDADDKFELEMKEARKTRREAKRERRRVRESQAGSQSGGGASSMSGSYT, from the coding sequence ATgtcgcgacggggcggtgCAGTCACACCCGCGGAGTCGTGGCAGGAgggcgcgtcgttcggcACCCCTCCCACGAACACGCCGTCGTACGTCGCGCGGTCCGAGCCCAGCCGCGCGAGTCGCCTCACCGGGCGGAATCTCGACGGGGACTTTGCGTCGCAGGCGAACTCCCACTCGTCCGGGCCGGGGTCGAAGAAGACCCAGAGCGTCACGTCGTCCAAGCGCAACGTCCCCAAGAAGAAGGTGGCGTGGGAGGATGACTCGAGCGACGAGTCCCCGGACGAGTGGGAgttcgccgagcgcgggccGCTCGCGAAGCTACGACTCAAGAATCAGGGCGAgacggcgaaggagcgcgcggcgctgggctTCTACGTCGACGAAGCCGAGTACGGCGACGAGTACGACTTCAGCGACGTCGCCATGTGGAAGAAGCCCATCGGCAACGACCCGGACTTCATCGGCCCGGAATCGTACCCGCGGCGCATGCGCGATTCGCACGGGTACTACATCTGGTTCGTCATGTTCTTCGCCTCCATGGTCGTCGGCTGGAACGGCATAGGCAACGGGAAACCCGAGCACCTGTGGCACCTCCGCGACCACGCCGGTAACCTGTGCGGCCTCGGGGAGATGAAGCAGCAGCCGCACCTGTGGCACCCgttcgcgcacgacgacccgtcgtcgacggagatGCACCCGGGGGTTGGCGTGTGCGTCGACAAGTGCCCGCACGCGGGGGACTGGGTGTGCGTCAAGGACTCGGCGCAGGACGAGGGTAAAAAGAGGGGGAGCGGTCGGAGGTTGCTAGGGTTATTTGCGGCAGTCGAGGGTTCGTGGGTTCATGGGTCGATGATCGATAaagggaggacgacggccaTCTATGGGCATaagtcgccgaggcgcgcgcttCGGTCGGTTCATCagtcggcgcgggaggaagTCACCGGCGAGTCACCGACTCTAACCACGAATCGGATGTTGCTTCCAACGCGCATCacacgcggccgcgcgctcctgtCGAACGCCACCAAGGCCAAGCCCAACGCCACCGCGTGCGAGAACGGCGCGTGGACCGCGGTGTACCTCGACTACGCCCCCACGTTCAACGCGTGCGTCCCGGCTGTGGACCAGAGCAACTCGACGcactcgccggcggcgaaggaccgGGCGATCAAAGAggcgcacgccgtcgtcgacaccCCCGAGCGCACTTTCAGCAACTTACTCTCGGACGTGTACATcgcgcggtggtgcatcctcgtcgccgtcgtcatcaCCACGCTCATCTCGTACGGGATGCTGATGGCGCTTGAGAacggagcggcggcgtttaCGGCGCTCGCGTTTACGTCGGCGATTATCCTACAGCtggtcatcgcggcggcgctcggggcgcAGGCGATCGGGCAGGACGCCCCCGTCGTGGGCACCGCGGTGATCACCAACGTGGACACGAGGATGGGACCCGCGTCCGTCATCACGACGTGGATCCTGCCCGTCATCGGCGCGTGTttcgcggcttcggcggcgggcatgATTTGGTACTACGTCACCAGCAAAAAGTCGCTCGCGTTGGCGACGCTGTTCCTGGACCAGAGCTCCGTCGTGCTCCAGCTGACGGGTTTGAACTTCAGCATCCCGCTGCTGACGTTCGTGCCCCTGTGTGGGGTCACCGCGTGGCTCGCGTCCGGGGTGCTGTCGCTGTCCGCCATGGCCAGCGAGTGGCACCACAGCggcgacccggacgcggaggGTTGGCACTGGGTCTACCGCGGCGCCACGGTGTTCCACGCGTGGTTCTGCCTCTGGTGTCTCTCCTTCTTCGTGTTCTTCGTCCGGTTCATCGTGTCGTCGCACGTCAACACGTGGTACTGGGCGAGGGAgccgagggaggaggcgttgCTCGACACGTCCCTCTCGTGGGCCGTCGGTCGGTGCCTCTCGTACCACGCgggctcgctcgcgctcctcggcgtgtACACAGCCGCGTACGCCCCGCTTCGCGCGTACGTCCGTTTAAAAAACTGGATCATGAGGCGTAAACCGAGCCCGGACAGCAACGCGCTGAtgttccgcggcggtgcggtgTGCCAAATCGCGCTTCACGGCACGTCGCTTCGCCGGGGCGCGTCGTGGCAGCTTCACCTGAAGATGCGCAACGACGAGGTGGTGCGGCAGTgcctcggggcggcgggcagCGCGCTTCTCGCGGGGTtgatcaccgccgcgagcatctccGCGGTGATCACCACGTGTCTCACGCACGTCAtgccggacgcggacgaggtcaaCGTCGGGCTcgtgccggcggcggtgtcggcggcgatgtccgcaGCCATATACGTCACGTTTTTCACCTCCTACGCCGAGGCCATCGAGACTATCCTGCAGTGCTTCTGCGAGGACATGGAGCGCAACGACGGGACGCCGCTGAGGCAGTACTACATGCCGGAGTCGCTGAAGAAGCTCATCTTCGAGGAGGTCAAGGGGCAGGTCATGCCGAgcgagacggacgccgacgacaagTTCGAGCTGGAGATGAAGGAGGCTCGaaagacgcggcgcgaggcgaagcggGAGCGAAGGAGGGTGCGGGAGTCGCAGGCTGGGAGCCAatccgggggcggggcgagctCGATGAGCGGGTCGTACACGTAG
- a CDS encoding predicted protein produces the protein MARTAGLLSRNWRPAAPGLLDVTENDIRDMKLAELRAVAKRAGLHPSWHAAKKSDLARELVSKRREHAAFVRAVESHGFSAAARRGAEEIKGAFKKGAKGRAVGKERGFGGDSDSSQTLLRRAMRACVHIVPSGSGVRCGPRGSYVLTCAHCVAWDGEGDDWGEESYYDPAGDDEVDGTGNGNGGSRYAVGSTTQRAGRMVTIVDARGVHAGAVCVYHCDKMDLALLRIVDEQGRLEPKAAVGAGCFEWDGSERKFVGVAREPRPELARANTRVVCIGNPFDVDLECPEGETPRPMGFTPFWVSAGVLQGRLLTWKESAAKENLGRQRHSCWTYWGHSGAPLLRPVFHDDPNGDENSMQVEVVGIHNSWDDTNGQRHAVSLEDIQQFTEADRRR, from the exons ATGGCGCGGACCGCGGGCTTGTTGAGCCGGAACTGgcgtcccgccgcgccagggctcctcgacgtcacCGAGAATGACATCCGCGACATGAAACTCGCCGAGCTGAGGGCggtcgcgaagcgcgcggggcTTCATCCGTCGTGGCACGCGGCGAAAAAGTCAGATCTCGCGCGGGAACTTGTCTCCAAGAGACGGGAGCACGCGGCGTTCGTGAGGGCCGTGGAATCTCACGGgttcagcgcggcggcgcggcgcggcgcggaggagatcaAGGGCGCTTTCAAGAAGGGCGCCAAGGGCCGTGCCGTCGGCAAAGAGCGCGGCTTTGGAGGTGACTCGGACTCGAGCCAAACGCTGCTGAGACGCGCGATGAGAGCGTGCGTGCACATCGTGCCGAGCGGATCGGGCGTGCGATGCGGACCGAGGGGCTCTTACGTGCTCACGTGCGCGCACTGCGTCGCGtgggacggcgagggcgacgactgGGGCGAGGAGAGCTACTACGATcccgccggtgacgatgaGGTCGACGGGACCGGGAACGGGAACGGCGGCTCGCGTTACGCCGTCGGATCCACCAcgcagcgcgcggggaggatggtgaccatcgtcgacgcgcgcggcgtgcacgccggcgccgtgtgCGTCTACCACTGCGACAAGATGGACCTCGCGCTGCTCAGGATCGTGGACGAACAGGGGCGCTTGGAGCCGAAAgcggcggtcggcgccggATGTTTCGAGTGGGACGGATCGGAGCGAAagttcgtcggcgtcgcgcgagagccgcgacccgagttggcgcgcgcgaacacCCGCGTCGTGTGCATAGGGAACCCGTTCGACGTGGACCTCGAGTGCCCGGAGGGGGAGACGCCCAGACCGATGGGATTCACGCCGTTCTGGGTCAGCGCCGGTGTGTTGCAGGGACGACTGTTGACTTGGAAGGAGTCGGCGGCAAAGGAAAACTTGGGGAGGCAGAGGCACTCTTGCTGGACCTACTGGGGTCACAGCGGCGCCCCTTTGCTCCGTCCCGTGTTTCACGACGACCCGAACGGAGACGAAAATTCGATGCaagtcgaggtcgtcggcaTTCACAATTCTTGGGACGATACAAACGGACAGAGACACGCCGTGTCGCTCGAGGATATCCAACAGTTCACCGAGGC cgatcgacggcgatga